In Erigeron canadensis isolate Cc75 chromosome 1, C_canadensis_v1, whole genome shotgun sequence, a single window of DNA contains:
- the LOC122585644 gene encoding uncharacterized protein LOC122585644 gives MMVNNIVESNNMMEEDSPLSIQHYYGFPVEPPPPSTVVTHFCKQKLFLLHFNLTIPRQIMTLDEKYLRRCLQSIHMTANVSTDSPLVAAGASCDALFSFSSKQENAVKGSSPIVGSITGSTSIINLLNSSLLRHLPIPDDDNPRAIQGTNSLPAVSSQDTQMKRILPEDHIYGCNKRLVSFSSTNSTFSDPPSSSTSSSAYCQGMLHCFWNNGFPCYVFSVEDQKQAYTTHLSKLGPDYMYKFYSRAGKRETQFHDQESDLIGNMRVSTSFTPCSPETEIMETQFILCGTDHHREGGSINQTVKETKGLTKKVSSILKGYHNRRKTSSMFDGSVAIQDNSFESSNEGNLSSESSFPSNLELAAIILKDHIPYAEKKVEVGGWGFKFLKESGHIQKYATQSVFCRQDVSQQSSSLDVIVPTGIHGGPRTKIGGPSSLVERWRTGGFCDCGGWDIGCPLTMLNAGPNNNQVLHQVGGVFGRSNSFELFTQGSKQSPPVLELANIHDGLYCIHYQPTLSALQSLSIAVAIIHSHSPTLKPKVYRN, from the exons ATGATGGTTAATAACATTGTTGAATCCAACAACATGATGGAGGAGGATTCTCCTTTATCTATACAACATTATTATGGCTTCCCTGTTGAACCCCCCCCTCCTTCTACAGTCGTTACTCATTTCTGCAAACAGAAACTCTTTCTTCTACACTTCAATCTAACAATTCCAAGGCAAATTATGACTCTTGACGAAAAATACCTTCGCCGCTGCCTTCAGTCCATTCATATGACCGCCAATGTCTCAACAGATTCGCCTCTAGTTGCTGCTGGAGCTAGTTGTGATgctttgttttcattttcatcaaaacaAGAAAATGCAGTCAAAGGCTCTTCTCCCATTGTTGGTTCCATCACAGGTAGCACAAGCATCATAAATCTTTTAAACAGTTCTTTACTGCGCCATTTACCCATCCCCGACGATGATAACCCGAGGGCAATCCAGGGTACGAACTCTTTGCCTGCTGTTTCATCACAGGATACACAAATGAAAAGGATACTACCCGAAGATCATATTTATGGATGCAATAAACGGCTTGTTTCGTTTTCTAGTACAAATTCAACCTTCTCTGATCCTCCTTCTTCATCGACGTCTTCCAGTGCCTACTGTCAAGGTATGCTCCATTGCTTTTGGAACAACGGGTTTCCCTGTTATGTTTTCTCCGTAGAGGACCAGAAACAAGCCTATACAACACATCTTTCCAAACTCGGGCCCGATTATATGTACAAGTTTTATTCTAGAGCTGGAAAGAGGGAAACTCAATTCCATGATCAAGAGTCGGATCTTATTGGTAATATGCGGGTGTCTACCTCTTTCACACCGTGTTCACCTGAAACAGAAATTATGGAGACTCAGTTTATTCTATGTGGGACTGATCATCATCGTGAAGGGGGTTCGATAAATCAGACGGTTAAGGAGACCAAGGGGCTGACAAAGAAGGTGTCAAGCATTTTAAAAGGATACCATAATAGGAGAAAGACATCCTCTATGTTTGATGGGTCAGTTGCAATACAAGacaactcttttgagtcaagcAATGAAGGTAATCTCTCTTCAGAATCCAGCTTTCCTTCAAATCTTGAGTTAGCCGCCATTATTCTGAAAGATCATATTCCCTACGCTGAAAAGAAGGTGGAAGTTGGGGGGTGGGGGTTTAAATTTCTCAAAGAAAGCGGGCACATACAAAAGTATGCGACACAATCTGTATTTTGTAGGCAAGATGTCAGTCAGCAATCTAGTAGTTTGGATGTTATTGTACCCACAGGTATTCACGGTGGGCCCAGAACAAAAATTGGTGGCCCTTCGAGTCTTGTTGAAAGGTGGAGGACTGGTGGCTTTTGTGACTGTGGTGGTTGGGATATCGGTTGCCCACTAACAATGCTCAACGCTGGCCCAAATAACAATCAAGTCTTGCACCAAGTTGGTGGTGTTTTTGGGAGGAGCAATTCATTTGAGTTATTTACACAG GGTTCTAAGCAAAGTCCACCAGTTTTAGAGTTGGCTAACATTCACGATGGTTTGTATTGTATACATTACCAACCAACTCTGTCTGCTCTGCAGTCTCTTTCGATTGCTGTGGCAATCATTCATAGTCACAGTCCCACCCTCAAACCTAAAGTATATAGAAATTGA